A window from Roseburia sp. 499 encodes these proteins:
- a CDS encoding low molecular weight protein-tyrosine-phosphatase — protein MAEFVLKDMVAKRGIADDFYIASAATSMEEIGNPVHHGTRNKLAQYGISTAGKYAVRMERSDYKKYDYIVGMDSWNYKNMLRIVGEDPEQKISLLLDYTDHPRDVADPWYTGDFDKTYEDVVAGCEGLLAHILSNVEK, from the coding sequence ATGGCAGAATTCGTATTAAAAGACATGGTAGCCAAGCGCGGCATCGCCGATGATTTTTACATCGCCTCTGCTGCTACCAGTATGGAAGAAATCGGCAATCCGGTACACCACGGCACCAGAAACAAACTGGCGCAATATGGTATTTCCACAGCCGGAAAATATGCAGTACGCATGGAACGCAGTGATTACAAAAAATATGATTACATTGTGGGCATGGACAGTTGGAATTACAAAAACATGCTTCGCATTGTAGGCGAAGACCCGGAGCAGAAAATAAGCCTGCTACTGGATTATACAGACCATCCCAGGGATGTGGCGGACCCATGGTACACTGGAGATTTTGACAAGACATACGAAGATGTGGTAGCGGGATGTGAAGGTTTGCTGGCACACATTTTAAGTAACGTAGAAAAATAA
- a CDS encoding site-specific integrase, translating into MSEKRRDNRNRILHEGEYQRADGRYRFRYVDIHGNEGNLYSWRLDHNDPIPKGKKMELSLREKEKQLEQDMFNGLVPGGGGLTVLELVEKYVSLKIGVRQSTYAGYKTVINLLKKDDFGKKRIDKVKLSDAKAWLIKLQRVDGKGYSSIHTIRGVLRPAFQMAEEDDLIRKNPFSFELVNVIVNDSVRREAVTRKQEREFLRFIKEDTHFCKYYDAIFILFNTGLRISEFCGLTKSDLDFKNKRIRVNHQLQRTSQMQYIIEKPKTESGERYVPMSDEVVACFKRILKDRVNPKVEPMVDGMTGFLFLDKNDMPMVALHWEKYFQHIREKYNSIYKVQMPPITPHVCRHTFCSNMAKSGMNPKMLQYIMGHSDISVTMNTYTHVKFQDAQEDFQKAINS; encoded by the coding sequence ATGAGTGAGAAAAGACGAGATAATCGCAATAGAATTCTTCACGAAGGAGAGTACCAGAGAGCAGATGGACGTTATCGTTTTAGATATGTAGATATTCATGGAAATGAAGGGAATTTATATAGTTGGCGTTTGGACCATAATGATCCTATACCTAAAGGAAAGAAAATGGAGCTTTCTTTAAGAGAAAAGGAAAAACAGCTGGAACAGGATATGTTTAACGGACTTGTTCCAGGAGGTGGAGGGCTTACAGTTCTTGAATTAGTGGAGAAATATGTAAGTCTTAAAATAGGGGTCAGACAGAGTACTTATGCTGGTTATAAGACGGTAATTAATCTGCTGAAAAAAGATGATTTTGGCAAAAAAAGAATCGACAAAGTGAAATTATCAGATGCGAAAGCCTGGTTGATCAAGCTTCAGAGGGTAGATGGAAAAGGTTATAGTTCAATTCATACTATCCGTGGTGTATTAAGACCGGCATTCCAGATGGCGGAAGAAGATGACTTGATTCGCAAGAATCCATTTAGCTTTGAATTAGTCAATGTGATTGTGAATGATAGTGTGAGAAGAGAAGCTGTCACAAGAAAGCAGGAGCGTGAATTTCTAAGATTCATAAAAGAAGATACGCATTTTTGCAAGTACTATGATGCAATATTTATCCTTTTTAACACAGGACTTCGTATATCAGAGTTCTGTGGGCTTACAAAATCAGATTTGGATTTTAAAAACAAAAGAATACGGGTAAATCATCAATTACAGAGAACAAGTCAGATGCAGTATATCATTGAAAAGCCTAAGACAGAAAGCGGCGAGAGATATGTTCCAATGTCTGATGAGGTGGTGGCTTGTTTCAAGAGAATACTTAAGGACAGGGTCAATCCCAAAGTTGAACCGATGGTTGATGGAATGACAGGATTTTTATTCCTTGATAAGAATGATATGCCTATGGTGGCATTACATTGGGAAAAGTATTTTCAGCATATTCGGGAAAAGTATAATAGTATATATAAGGTTCAGATGCCGCCAATCACACCGCATGTGTGTCGTCATACATTTTGTTCTAATATGGCTAAGTCGGGAATGAATCCGAAGATGCTTCAGTATATTATGGGACACTCGGATATCAGTGTTACGATGAATACCTATACTCATGTTAAATTTCAGGATGCACAGGAAGATTTTCAAAAAGCAATCAATTCATAA
- a CDS encoding excisionase translates to MDDENELENQSIDIPIWRRYLLSVTEAAQFYHIGEKRLRQIVDIHPNGEFYLLVGNKVLFKKEQFEQFLAESTAI, encoded by the coding sequence ATGGATGATGAAAATGAATTAGAGAATCAGAGTATAGATATTCCTATATGGAGGCGATATTTGCTTTCTGTAACTGAAGCGGCACAATTTTATCACATTGGTGAAAAGAGACTTAGACAAATTGTAGATATCCATCCCAATGGGGAGTTTTATCTGTTAGTAGGAAACAAAGTTTTATTTAAGAAAGAGCAATTTGAGCAATTTCTGGCAGAGTCAACTGCAATTTAA
- a CDS encoding type II toxin-antitoxin system PemK/MazF family toxin → MKIKRNMIVWAELKSGLRHIQAGRRPCIVISCDKANGKSPVYTVVPGTTKMRKDYIPVHFNIEPSEIRGFLRHTTMFLPEQLVTINEEQIIQTAGMIVSTDAIKKIDAMLVRQLQIGEYDG, encoded by the coding sequence GTGAAGATAAAGAGAAATATGATTGTGTGGGCTGAATTAAAAAGTGGACTCAGGCATATACAAGCTGGAAGGAGACCATGTATTGTAATAAGCTGCGACAAAGCAAACGGAAAATCACCTGTATACACAGTTGTTCCGGGGACAACTAAGATGAGAAAGGATTATATTCCAGTACATTTTAATATTGAGCCTTCAGAAATTAGAGGATTTTTAAGACATACAACAATGTTTTTACCGGAGCAGCTGGTCACAATAAATGAGGAACAGATAATACAGACTGCCGGGATGATTGTCAGCACAGATGCAATAAAAAAGATTGATGCGATGTTAGTCAGACAGCTGCAGATTGGAGAATATGATGGATGA
- a CDS encoding recombinase family protein — translation MRRAGRKKKPLTIQPIKCVVMLSSDEEHDCIVAEKKEDKQLKRIMEFADNNNLIPMKVFRRGIFGRRLRDEVFYKAIRYMRAGKADALIVTNLDAISDGIADSYLKIGAVREAGFRLFSVDEKEPKVDLYIPPKRGDLQ, via the coding sequence ATGAGAAGAGCAGGAAGAAAGAAAAAGCCACTGACCATACAGCCAATAAAGTGTGTTGTGATGTTGTCTTCTGATGAGGAGCATGACTGTATTGTAGCAGAGAAAAAGGAAGATAAGCAGTTGAAACGAATCATGGAATTTGCTGACAATAACAATCTTATTCCTATGAAAGTATTCCGAAGAGGAATTTTTGGACGACGATTAAGGGATGAAGTGTTTTATAAGGCAATAAGATATATGAGAGCAGGAAAGGCAGATGCGCTTATCGTAACAAATCTCGATGCTATTTCAGACGGAATAGCAGATTCTTATTTAAAAATTGGAGCAGTAAGGGAAGCTGGGTTTAGATTATTCAGTGTAGATGAGAAGGAACCAAAGGTTGACTTGTATATTCCACCAAAGAGAGGTGATCTGCAGTGA
- a CDS encoding helix-turn-helix transcriptional regulator, whose protein sequence is MIYDIYAVGNTLRSIRNKYGYTQNDMAESLDVSYIHYSQIEQGRHRMSLDLMLKIVTKYGVDPNTLFGIESREKHANKDLSVLEDKLQMLKPSDREYAMSTCLIFIEGLEARKEVV, encoded by the coding sequence ATGATATATGATATTTATGCAGTTGGTAATACTTTGAGAAGTATTAGAAATAAATATGGATATACACAGAACGATATGGCGGAGAGCCTTGATGTAAGTTATATTCATTATTCGCAAATTGAGCAGGGAAGACATAGGATGAGTCTGGATCTTATGCTGAAGATTGTAACAAAGTATGGAGTAGATCCTAATACATTGTTTGGAATTGAAAGCAGGGAAAAACATGCGAATAAAGATTTGTCTGTATTGGAAGATAAATTGCAGATGCTTAAACCAAGTGATAGAGAATATGCAATGTCTACATGTTTGATTTTTATTGAAGGCTTAGAGGCAAGAAAGGAAGTGGTTTGA
- a CDS encoding recombinase family protein — MKKYNGKELYKGLLFIKSMMSMNNVNRQKELDQTYALSVGIECEQTVVDDGASTSVDRPQMRQLVEILEASDYKVLVVEDIYEITRNPEDLKSMMDRINGLGVTIFDLGTMSARYNNYAIEC; from the coding sequence ATGAAAAAGTATAACGGAAAAGAACTTTACAAAGGACTTTTGTTTATAAAGTCCATGATGAGTATGAATAATGTGAACAGACAGAAAGAACTTGATCAGACATATGCATTAAGTGTGGGAATTGAGTGTGAGCAGACTGTGGTAGATGATGGAGCATCTACATCGGTTGACAGACCTCAGATGCGTCAGCTGGTGGAAATTCTTGAGGCTTCAGATTACAAGGTGCTTGTCGTAGAAGATATTTATGAGATTACAAGAAATCCTGAAGATTTAAAGTCAATGATGGATCGCATAAATGGTTTGGGGGTGACAATATTTGACCTTGGTACTATGAGTGCGAGGTACAACAATTATGCGATTGAGTGTTAG
- a CDS encoding helix-turn-helix domain-containing protein: MSSKAQTREKDYERGLRIADRRKAMGLSQDELAHRVGIGRQALSAIENGGDFKTQTLDNLAIVLGVSVDFIMYGENEEKSELLSEAMDVLSDMDELQIRQWLAMMKAMKSVTAEK, encoded by the coding sequence ATGAGCAGTAAAGCACAGACAAGAGAAAAGGATTATGAGAGAGGATTACGAATTGCTGATAGGAGAAAGGCGATGGGATTATCACAGGATGAGTTAGCTCATAGAGTAGGTATAGGTAGACAAGCATTATCTGCGATTGAAAACGGTGGGGATTTTAAGACACAGACATTAGATAATCTGGCAATCGTACTAGGTGTATCTGTTGATTTCATTATGTATGGGGAGAATGAAGAAAAATCAGAACTGTTATCTGAGGCAATGGATGTTCTTTCAGATATGGATGAATTGCAGATTAGACAGTGGCTTGCAATGATGAAAGCGATGAAAAGTGTGACAGCAGAAAAGTAA
- a CDS encoding LexA family protein: MSEAARIELVDRAPLTEKQQNVYESIMQYQRVNGYAPTIREICKMVGVASTSSVYAHLKILEEKGYIARKMECPRAIAIL; encoded by the coding sequence ATGAGCGAAGCAGCAAGAATTGAGCTGGTAGACAGAGCACCATTGACGGAGAAGCAGCAGAATGTGTATGAAAGTATTATGCAATATCAGCGTGTGAATGGTTATGCTCCTACTATCAGGGAGATATGCAAGATGGTAGGGGTGGCATCGACTTCAAGTGTTTATGCACATCTGAAAATATTAGAAGAAAAAGGCTATATTGCAAGGAAGATGGAATGTCCGAGAGCAATAGCAATCTTGTAA
- the dinB gene encoding DNA polymerase IV, protein MGDRVILHSDINCCYASIEHLHHPELAGKPLAVGGDPEARHGIVLTADYIAKKYGVKTGMALWQAKQVCPDITFVSPRMDLYLRFSRMAHEIYAEYTDRQEPYGIDECWLDVTGSSSLKGDGLLIAQEISRRMKSELGITVSVGVSFNKIFAKLGSDYKKPDAITTMYKSEFKQKAWSLPVADLLYVGKSTNRKLALFGIKTIGDLARADEDVLNSHLGKMGSILWSFANGYDDSPVKLENTHAPIKSVGNSTTTPKDLVCDEDVKIVLYILAESVAARLRENGFRCRVVEISVRDNELFSFTRQKKIDHATNITGEIAAYAYQIFKENYNWSKPIRSVGVRGADLVTDNYWEQIDLFSSVEKREKQMKMDLAVDEIRRRFGFYSIQRGLMYRDRILSSVNAKEEHTVHPHGYFG, encoded by the coding sequence ATGGGAGACAGGGTAATACTTCATTCAGATATCAACTGTTGTTATGCCTCGATTGAGCATCTGCATCATCCGGAGCTTGCAGGAAAGCCACTGGCAGTAGGCGGTGACCCGGAGGCAAGACATGGGATTGTCTTAACAGCCGACTATATTGCTAAGAAGTACGGTGTGAAAACAGGAATGGCACTCTGGCAGGCAAAGCAGGTCTGCCCTGACATAACATTTGTTTCACCAAGAATGGACTTATATCTTCGGTTCTCAAGAATGGCACATGAGATATATGCAGAATATACGGACAGGCAGGAGCCATATGGGATTGATGAGTGCTGGCTTGATGTGACAGGGAGCAGTTCCCTTAAAGGAGATGGATTGCTTATCGCACAGGAAATCAGCAGGAGAATGAAGTCAGAGCTTGGCATCACAGTGAGTGTTGGTGTTTCTTTCAATAAGATATTTGCAAAGCTTGGTTCAGACTATAAGAAACCTGATGCAATCACAACTATGTATAAGAGTGAGTTTAAGCAGAAGGCATGGTCACTTCCGGTGGCAGATCTTCTATACGTTGGCAAAAGTACGAACAGAAAGCTTGCATTATTTGGTATCAAAACCATAGGTGATCTTGCAAGAGCAGATGAAGATGTGCTTAACAGTCACCTTGGAAAGATGGGCAGTATCTTATGGTCGTTTGCTAATGGCTATGATGATTCACCTGTCAAGCTGGAGAATACCCACGCTCCAATTAAATCAGTGGGAAACAGCACAACAACACCAAAGGATTTAGTATGCGATGAGGATGTAAAGATTGTTCTTTATATTCTGGCTGAGAGTGTTGCAGCAAGACTTCGTGAGAATGGATTCAGGTGCAGAGTGGTTGAGATAAGTGTCAGGGATAATGAGCTATTCTCTTTTACCCGTCAGAAAAAGATTGACCATGCAACAAACATCACCGGAGAGATAGCTGCATATGCTTATCAGATATTTAAGGAAAACTATAACTGGAGCAAACCAATCCGCAGTGTTGGTGTCCGAGGTGCAGACCTAGTAACAGATAATTATTGGGAACAGATTGATTTGTTCTCAAGTGTGGAGAAGCGTGAAAAGCAGATGAAGATGGATTTGGCGGTGGATGAGATACGCAGAAGATTTGGATTTTACAGTATCCAGAGGGGACTCATGTACCGGGATAGGATTTTGTCGTCAGTCAATGCAAAAGAAGAACACACAGTACATCCACATGGATACTTTGGATAA